AGATACATAAAGATTTAAGGATCATTGGTAGTCGGTTGGGATTCTCAACGGTTCGCTCCGTGGTGGGGAAAGGCATGGGTCAGTACGCCTGTCGAAGTAGAGCAGCGGAATGGATCAGTCTTGATGATGCAAACTCCTCCGTATCTACCCTTGCACAGCGCATATTAGATTATGAAATTGATGAAAGAGCCGATATTAAAGCTGGAGTTAGTGATGCCGAATGGTCCCACGTTTCCGTGAATGATTGCAAATTTGAACGTTGTCATCACAAAAATGCATGTTTGTTTTACGATATGAGAGCGAAATTGAATGCAAAGGCTCACGAGATTGATTTTATTATCGTGAACCAGGACTTGCTCATACGGGATTTGATGAAGAAAAAAGAAGGAGCCAAGAGCATCATCTCGGAACAGCCTGCTCTGATCGTCATTGATGAAGCGCATAATCTGGAAGCAAAAGTCCGGGATGCCAGAACACTTGAGTTCACTTATCGGGGAATCTGCCGCAATGTGGATACCACTGTACAGCTTCTCACGAAGCAGTCCGGGGATAAAAGTCTCTTCTCACAATCCAAGTTCATCAAAAACTGCGCTGAGCGCATCTTCAAACAGGTAAACGCGGATTTGCTCGACTATGCCAAGCAGGATAACGACCGAATTAAAGTGTCGGAGATCAAAGGAATACCGTTAAATCAGGTCTCGAACGATTTAAAAGATCTCAGTCTACGCCTTTCCATTTTGACCTCACGCCACGAACGGGAGATAGATGACGCTTTTGAAGCCATCAACGGGCTTATTACTCTCATTAGTGTCTTATCTGAAATTGAGGACAATTATCTTTTATGGGCAAGCAGTCCTCTTAGAGTAACCACAATCAGCATCTGTCCCAAAGATATAAGCCAAGTTCTGAAATACGCTTTATTTAATGGCAAGGTACCTGTAATCCTAACATCAGCAACGCTGTGCCAAGGCGGGGATACGCTGGAGGAACAATATTCTTATATGACGGACTCCCTCGGTTATAAGGGAGATTTCCTAGAGCGCCAACCCTCCCCTTTTGACTACACCAACCATGCCATGATGTATATTTCGAACAAAGTTCCCTATTACCACCACGATCAGCGCGAAAACTATCTTAAAGCAGCTTACAACGAAGTGGTTCAACTCTGTAATCTAACTCAGGGAAGAACAATCATCCTTTTTTCAGCAAAAGAGGACATGAAGTACATTCACAAAAAGTTGATCTCAAGGGCTAATGAATACACTTGGGCAGTCCATGTTCAGAAAGAGGGTTCATCACAGGACAGTGTCATCGCCGAATTCAGGAAAAGCAAAGGTGTACTGCTGGGTACCGGTGTATTCTGGGAAGGTGTGAATATCGAGGGGTCTGACCTGTCACAGGTCATTATTTTCCGGCTGCCCTTCCCTGTTCCATCGGATCCTGTTTATGAATATAAGTCATCTGTAACGGAGAATCCGTTCATGGAGGTGTTTGTACCGGACATGCTTCTTCGGTTGCGGCAAGGAACGGGACGCTTGATTCGTAGTGAAACGGACCTTGGCATACTCAGCATACTTGACTCCCGTCTCAGCGAAGCGGCTAAAAAGAGTTACCGGGAACAGGTGCTGGACACGTTGCCGTTCAAAAAAGTGACGGAGGATTTTGCGGTTTTGGAGAAATTTGTGCAAAATAAAAGGATACAACGTACGGATTAGAAGTGGTACACCCAAACGCTATAAGACTGTTCCAATTACATGAAGCAGCCCTTCCACCTATCAAGCGGAAGGGCCAATTTCGATGCTGGAAGTAAGATTTATGCTACAATATATTCCAGATCTACGAATCCCAAAGGAGGCATTACCATGGTTGAAAGACCAAATACAGATGAATATGCAGCTTATTATGAAGGGTATATCCGGCTTGTTCCTGAAGGAAACATCATTGAAATGTTGGAGCAGCAGGCCCACATCGTACAAAATTTGCTTTCTTCATTAACAGAAGAGCAAGCAAATTATCGTTACGCCGAAGGCAAATGGAGTGTGAAAGAGGTCATCGGACACCTTTTGGATAATGAACGCATCATGAGCAGCCGATTGCTTCGCATCGCCAGAGGTGACCAAGCGAATCATCCCGGCTACGATCAGGACGTGCTTATGCAGACCCACCCTTTCGATTCGTATACCCTGGCCGATTTGAGCGAAGAATATGCCATCACACGCCGCTCAACCATTC
The nucleotide sequence above comes from Paenibacillus sp. W2I17. Encoded proteins:
- a CDS encoding ATP-dependent DNA helicase, producing MNWLNELYKIKKQEPDKEIERSLVNAIFRIYDRFPRIGLRERIGQQEMSLDIADAYIHGHNAMIEAGVGIGKSFAYLIPSLLTNQMSQKPVIIATSSIQLSEQIHKDLRIIGSRLGFSTVRSVVGKGMGQYACRSRAAEWISLDDANSSVSTLAQRILDYEIDERADIKAGVSDAEWSHVSVNDCKFERCHHKNACLFYDMRAKLNAKAHEIDFIIVNQDLLIRDLMKKKEGAKSIISEQPALIVIDEAHNLEAKVRDARTLEFTYRGICRNVDTTVQLLTKQSGDKSLFSQSKFIKNCAERIFKQVNADLLDYAKQDNDRIKVSEIKGIPLNQVSNDLKDLSLRLSILTSRHEREIDDAFEAINGLITLISVLSEIEDNYLLWASSPLRVTTISICPKDISQVLKYALFNGKVPVILTSATLCQGGDTLEEQYSYMTDSLGYKGDFLERQPSPFDYTNHAMMYISNKVPYYHHDQRENYLKAAYNEVVQLCNLTQGRTIILFSAKEDMKYIHKKLISRANEYTWAVHVQKEGSSQDSVIAEFRKSKGVLLGTGVFWEGVNIEGSDLSQVIIFRLPFPVPSDPVYEYKSSVTENPFMEVFVPDMLLRLRQGTGRLIRSETDLGILSILDSRLSEAAKKSYREQVLDTLPFKKVTEDFAVLEKFVQNKRIQRTD
- a CDS encoding DinB family protein; translated protein: MVERPNTDEYAAYYEGYIRLVPEGNIIEMLEQQAHIVQNLLSSLTEEQANYRYAEGKWSVKEVIGHLLDNERIMSSRLLRIARGDQANHPGYDQDVLMQTHPFDSYTLADLSEEYAITRRSTILMIRRLTPEAWLCRGIVSDNPASARSIAFVMAGHELHHLSVLRDRYSLDLKL